From the Bacillota bacterium genome, the window GATCAGCTGCCCGTGGTGCAGGACCAGTACCCGCTGGCAGAGGCCCATCACCACCTGCATGATGTGCTCGATCACCAGCAGGGTGATGCCCATCCGGTTGATGTGCCGCACCATCTCCACAGCTTCCAGCAGCTCCTGCGGGTTGAGGCCAGCCATCACCTCGTCCAGCAACAGCATGCGCGGCTCCATGGCCAGAGCCCGCGCCAGCTGCAGCTTTTTCTGGTCGAGCAGGGTAACTTCCCGCGCCCGTCGATTCGCCCTGTCACCCAGGCCCACGAAGTCCAGGACCTCCTGAGCCCGCCTGCGGGCGGCCGGCAGGGGCCGGGAGGACGCCGGCCCGAACAGCCCGCCTATGAGCACGTTGTCCAGCAGGGTCAACTCCCTGAACACCTTCACGATCTGGAAAGTGCGGGCCACCCCCAGGTGGGCGATGGCATGGGGGCTGAGGCCATTCAGCGCCCGACCGTCGAGGAGGACCTGCCCCGACGTGATCTTCTCGGTACCGGTGATCACGTTGATCATCGTCGTCTTGCCGGCACCGTTGGGCCCGATCAGCCCCAGGATCTCGCCTTCGTACAGGCCGAAGCTGACATCATACAGCGCCAGCAGGCCCCCGAACCTCTTGCTCACGCGTTCGGCCTGCAACATAACCCGCCCCTGGTCTGCCGCCACCGGATTCCCCCCTCTGACCGCGCCCGAGCAGCTAGACGCGATGAACGCTGATGTTCTCCATCACCGCTGCCCACGAAAGCCTCCGTTCGCCCGTCAGGTATTGCATGAGCCCGCGCGGCAGGAACAGGACCACGCCGATCATCACCAGGCCGAGCAGAAGCAGGTGTAGCGTCAGGAATTCCCCCCAGAGCACCTGGGTCAGGGACCGCAGGATGAAAGCTCCTAGAACGGGACCCCAGAGGGTACCTGCTCCGCCGATCATGGGCATCACCAGCATGGTGACCGAGAAGGCCACGTCGAAGACCATGGGCGGCTCGATGTAACTCATCCAGTACGCATAGGCGCCGCCCGCCATTCCGCACAAGAAGGCACTCAGCGAGAAGGCCAGCACCTTGTATGCGGCCGTGTTCACCCCCGCGGCCTCGGCTGCCATCTCATCCTCGCGGATGGCGACAAAGGCATACCCCACCCTGCTCCTGAGCACCCCATACGTGAGCGCGACCGACACGGAAAGCAGACCCAGCATCAGGTAGTAGAAGAAGGCCGGGCCTTCGCCACCAAGGGGGAGAGAGATCCCCTGCCCTCCCCCCAGGAACCTGAGGTTGGCCACCACCTCGCGGGTCACCTCGGCCAGACCCAGCGTGGCAATGGCGAAGTAGTGGCCCTTCAGCCGGAGCACGGGGTAGCCGAAAAGGGCCGCGAAGGCGGCTGCCACCGCGCCCGCCACCGGCAGGGTCAGGAGGACCGGCAGCGCGGCCCTGCTCATGAGGACGGCCGTAGTGTAGGCGCCCAGGCCCAGGAAGGCCACGTTCCCGAATGCTCCGTACCCGCACAGGCCGCCGATGAGATTCCATCCGCAGGCCAAACAGGCATACATGTAAAGGTCGGTCGCGAAGCGGAGGGTGAAGCCCCGCATGAAGAGGGGAAGGATCAGGGCCCCCGCCCCGGCGGCCACCAACACGTACGCACCCCGAGTGCGCGTCACCGTTACCACCCCTTGCGGCCGAACAACCCGGTGGTGGGCCGGACCAGCAGTACCGCCACCAGCAGGCCGAAGCTCACCGCGTTGACCCACCCCGCCCCCAGGGCCACCGCGCTGGCCGACTCCACCAGCCCCAACACCAGGCCGCCCAGCAGCGGTCCGTACATGTTGCCCAGGCCGCCGAGCACGGTGACCACGAACGACTTTAGAGTCAGCAATCCGCCCATGTCGGGGGTGAAGGGATAGCTGACGCTGTACAGGGAACCGGCCGTCCCCGCCAGAGCCGCCCCCAACCCCATGGTCACCGCGTACACGACGGCCGGGCGCACGCCCATCAACCGGGCCGCGTCCAGATCCATGGCCGTAGCCCGGATGGCACGGCCCAGGCGGGTACGGGACATGAACAGGGCGAGCCCCACCGACAGCGCCACCACCATGGCCAGAGCACCGAGCCTGACGTAGGGAACGGTGAGGCCCTCCAGCCTTACCCCCATCCCTGCATACTCCGGGC encodes:
- a CDS encoding ABC transporter ATP-binding protein gives rise to the protein MLQAERVSKRFGGLLALYDVSFGLYEGEILGLIGPNGAGKTTMINVITGTEKITSGQVLLDGRALNGLSPHAIAHLGVARTFQIVKVFRELTLLDNVLIGGLFGPASSRPLPAARRRAQEVLDFVGLGDRANRRAREVTLLDQKKLQLARALAMEPRMLLLDEVMAGLNPQELLEAVEMVRHINRMGITLLVIEHIMQVVMGLCQRVLVLHHGQLIAEGSPGEIVQNEAVISAYFGERYARRLAGM
- a CDS encoding branched-chain amino acid ABC transporter permease, with translation MTRTRGAYVLVAAGAGALILPLFMRGFTLRFATDLYMYACLACGWNLIGGLCGYGAFGNVAFLGLGAYTTAVLMSRAALPVLLTLPVAGAVAAAFAALFGYPVLRLKGHYFAIATLGLAEVTREVVANLRFLGGGQGISLPLGGEGPAFFYYLMLGLLSVSVALTYGVLRSRVGYAFVAIREDEMAAEAAGVNTAAYKVLAFSLSAFLCGMAGGAYAYWMSYIEPPMVFDVAFSVTMLVMPMIGGAGTLWGPVLGAFILRSLTQVLWGEFLTLHLLLLGLVMIGVVLFLPRGLMQYLTGERRLSWAAVMENISVHRV
- a CDS encoding branched-chain amino acid ABC transporter permease gives rise to the protein MSSLFALQVVINGVLLGGIYGLSALAFSLIWGVMNIINLAHGVLILMGSYVAWELWSRLGIDPFLSVPLNLGLFFLIGYVLQRRLINLVIRAPVFMTLLLTFGIEYCLINIAHLIWHADYRMISPEYAGMGVRLEGLTVPYVRLGALAMVVALSVGLALFMSRTRLGRAIRATAMDLDAARLMGVRPAVVYAVTMGLGAALAGTAGSLYSVSYPFTPDMGGLLTLKSFVVTVLGGLGNMYGPLLGGLVLGLVESASAVALGAGWVNAVSFGLLVAVLLVRPTTGLFGRKGW